One Schlesneria paludicola DSM 18645 DNA segment encodes these proteins:
- a CDS encoding anthranilate synthase component II, giving the protein MLFILDNYDSFTYNLVQRFGEIDSKLEVRVARNDQITIDEIAALQPQGIVVSPGPCTPHEAGISMELIRQLGPKIPTLGVCLGHQSMAEVFHSPVVRAERLMHGKTSPIHHTGTGVFAGLPNPFTATRYHSLYVPEATLSPELEVTAWADFPGHAREIMGLRHREYPIHGVQFHPESFLTEGGIELLKNFLKIAGL; this is encoded by the coding sequence ATGCTATTCATTCTCGATAACTACGATTCGTTTACTTACAACCTGGTCCAACGTTTCGGCGAAATCGATTCGAAGCTGGAAGTTCGCGTCGCACGCAACGATCAGATCACGATCGACGAGATCGCAGCGCTGCAACCACAAGGAATCGTAGTTTCGCCCGGCCCATGCACGCCGCATGAAGCGGGCATTTCGATGGAGTTGATCCGGCAGTTGGGACCGAAGATCCCAACGCTGGGCGTTTGCCTCGGCCACCAATCGATGGCCGAAGTGTTCCACTCACCCGTGGTCCGCGCCGAGCGTCTGATGCACGGCAAGACATCCCCCATCCATCACACGGGAACCGGAGTCTTTGCCGGCCTGCCGAACCCGTTCACCGCGACACGCTATCACAGCTTGTACGTCCCTGAAGCAACGCTTAGCCCCGAACTGGAAGTCACCGCGTGGGCCGACTTCCCGGGCCACGCCCGCGAGATCATGGGCCTGCGTCACCGCGAGTATCCGATTCACGGAGTCCAATTTCATCCAGAAAGTTTTTTGACAGAAGGCGGGATCGAGCTGCTCAAGAATTTTTTGAAAATCGCCGGACTGTAG
- a CDS encoding sugar phosphate isomerase/epimerase family protein, producing the protein MSMSVSRRTFFAATAATVAANSLVVPKVAPAAENHVQPFRYCLNTSTIRECSYQGKKIDIVSGIEVTSKAGYTGIEPWIGELDTYVKGGGSLSDLRKRISDAGLTVESAIGFAAFLHEDENERKKGLEEAKRCMGLVREIGGTRIAAPPVGVTDKTGLDPFKLAERYRALCEVGQAEGVLPQLELWGFAKTLHRMGEVAFIGVEAAHPAACCLLDIYHIYKGGSDFEGLGMFASSRMHNFHVNDYPGDPPRDTINDSQRVYPGDGVAPLGQIFRTLRDNGYRGVLSLELFNRTYWQQDAFQVAKTGLEKTQAAVAKALG; encoded by the coding sequence ATGTCGATGTCGGTTTCTCGTCGAACATTTTTTGCAGCAACAGCGGCCACAGTGGCCGCGAATTCGCTCGTCGTGCCAAAGGTTGCTCCTGCGGCAGAAAACCATGTGCAGCCATTCCGATACTGCCTCAATACCAGCACCATTCGCGAATGTTCATACCAGGGAAAAAAGATCGACATTGTCAGCGGTATCGAAGTCACCTCCAAAGCGGGTTACACGGGGATCGAACCGTGGATTGGTGAATTGGACACGTATGTCAAAGGGGGAGGTTCGCTGTCGGATTTGCGTAAGCGGATTTCTGATGCCGGACTGACCGTCGAAAGTGCGATTGGGTTCGCCGCTTTTTTGCATGAGGATGAAAATGAGCGGAAGAAGGGGTTGGAAGAAGCCAAACGCTGTATGGGGCTGGTGAGAGAAATCGGCGGGACTCGAATCGCGGCGCCTCCAGTGGGCGTGACCGACAAGACAGGGCTTGATCCCTTCAAGCTGGCGGAACGCTATCGGGCCTTGTGCGAAGTCGGCCAGGCGGAAGGTGTGCTGCCGCAGCTCGAACTGTGGGGATTCGCCAAGACGCTGCACCGGATGGGCGAAGTGGCTTTCATCGGGGTTGAGGCGGCTCATCCCGCCGCCTGTTGCCTGCTCGACATCTACCACATTTATAAAGGTGGCTCAGACTTCGAAGGGCTGGGGATGTTTGCTTCGTCTCGAATGCACAACTTTCACGTCAACGATTATCCAGGAGACCCGCCGCGCGACACGATCAACGATTCACAACGCGTCTATCCCGGTGACGGCGTCGCACCTTTGGGGCAGATTTTCCGCACGCTGCGTGACAACGGCTATCGCGGAGTGCTCTCACTCGAACTCTTCAATCGCACATACTGGCAACAGGACGCGTTCCAAGTGGCCAAGACCGGTCTCGAAAAAACTCAGGCGGCGGTTGCCAAGGCTCTTGGATAA
- a CDS encoding Rieske (2Fe-2S) protein, which yields MVVVTKRFRVASVGDVPVGEGREFVVGGRIVALFNVEGAFHAMDGICPHAGGPLAKGALSQNVVTCPWHGWQFDVTTGRHCLNAQLQHPRFPVTIEGRELWIELPSE from the coding sequence ATGGTGGTTGTGACGAAACGGTTTCGGGTAGCGAGTGTTGGTGATGTGCCGGTGGGGGAAGGGCGCGAGTTCGTGGTGGGTGGGCGAATTGTGGCTCTTTTCAATGTTGAAGGTGCGTTCCATGCGATGGATGGGATCTGCCCTCACGCGGGCGGACCGCTTGCGAAGGGAGCCCTATCCCAGAATGTTGTGACCTGTCCCTGGCACGGATGGCAGTTCGATGTGACCACGGGCCGCCATTGTTTGAATGCTCAGCTACAGCATCCTCGATTTCCAGTGACCATCGAAGGTCGTGAACTCTGGATCGAATTGCCGTCGGAATAA
- the tal gene encoding transaldolase, which yields MASSNSQLDQLKTMTVVVADTGDFESMKAYQPRDATTNPSLILAAASKPEYAHLVDKAVTDRKQSGLTGPKQIEDIIDHVLVNFGLEILKIVPGRVSTETDARLSFDTEGTIAKAKQLIGLYEANGISRDRVLIKIASTWEGIRAAEKLEKEGIHCNLTLLFSFPQAVACAEARVTLISPFVGRILDWYKAANKRDYAPTEDPGVQSVTQIFQYYKKFGYKTEIMGASFRNKGEITELAGCDLLTISPALLGELAASTDPLPKKLDANAASSADLKKVSFDEKGFRLELNEDAMATEKTAEGIRKFAADIVKLEKMISPRVL from the coding sequence ATGGCGAGTTCAAATTCACAGCTCGATCAATTGAAGACAATGACGGTGGTCGTGGCAGATACGGGCGACTTCGAATCGATGAAGGCCTATCAGCCGCGCGACGCCACCACGAATCCGTCATTGATTCTGGCCGCGGCGTCGAAGCCCGAATACGCGCATCTCGTCGATAAGGCGGTTACCGATCGCAAACAGTCGGGCCTGACCGGACCCAAACAGATCGAAGACATCATTGATCACGTGCTGGTGAATTTCGGTCTGGAAATTCTGAAGATCGTGCCTGGTCGTGTTTCCACCGAAACGGACGCTCGTCTGTCATTCGATACCGAAGGAACGATCGCGAAAGCGAAGCAACTGATTGGACTGTACGAAGCGAATGGGATTTCCCGTGACCGCGTCCTCATTAAGATCGCCTCGACCTGGGAGGGTATTCGCGCCGCCGAGAAGCTGGAAAAAGAAGGTATTCACTGCAATCTGACTCTGTTGTTCTCGTTCCCGCAGGCGGTCGCTTGTGCCGAGGCTCGAGTGACACTGATCTCGCCGTTCGTCGGTCGAATTCTCGACTGGTACAAAGCGGCCAACAAACGTGACTATGCACCCACGGAAGATCCCGGCGTGCAGTCGGTCACGCAAATTTTCCAGTACTACAAGAAGTTCGGCTACAAAACTGAAATCATGGGCGCCAGCTTCCGAAATAAGGGGGAAATCACCGAATTGGCGGGCTGCGATTTGCTGACGATCAGTCCGGCACTGCTGGGTGAACTCGCCGCATCCACCGACCCGCTTCCCAAGAAGCTCGACGCAAACGCCGCATCGTCTGCAGACCTGAAAAAAGTTTCGTTCGACGAGAAGGGATTCCGCCTCGAACTGAACGAAGACGCCATGGCCACCGAAAAAACGGCAGAAGGCATCCGCAAGTTCGCCGCCGACATCGTCAAACTCGAGAAAATGATTTCCCCCCGCGTTCTTTAG
- a CDS encoding BlaI/MecI/CopY family transcriptional regulator, which produces MSPKPQESPTESELEILRVLWANGPSTVRDVHTVLSKSRTVGYTGILKLMQIMADKGLVTRDESERSHVYSTSIREEQTQRRLVKDLLTSAFHGSADKLVMQALAAKKVTPEELSEIRRMLDELEQRSK; this is translated from the coding sequence ATGTCACCCAAGCCACAAGAGTCGCCGACCGAATCTGAACTTGAGATTTTGCGTGTCCTTTGGGCGAACGGGCCCTCGACCGTCCGTGATGTGCACACGGTGCTGAGCAAGTCTCGAACGGTGGGCTACACCGGCATCTTGAAGCTGATGCAGATCATGGCGGACAAGGGGTTGGTGACACGCGATGAATCCGAGCGGTCTCACGTCTATTCCACTTCAATTCGCGAAGAACAGACACAACGCAGACTGGTGAAGGATCTGCTGACGTCAGCCTTTCATGGCTCGGCCGACAAATTGGTCATGCAGGCCTTGGCTGCCAAGAAAGTGACACCAGAAGAACTGTCTGAGATTCGGCGCATGCTCGACGAACTTGAGCAACGTTCCAAATAA